The following proteins come from a genomic window of Acidobacteriota bacterium:
- the ilvA gene encoding threonine ammonia-lyase translates to MTSSLQMAELIEEARRRIADQVYVSPCARSEYFSRLCGLGAYFKLENLQMTGSFKERGALNRILTLSEDEKQRGLITASAGNHGQAVAYHAGRLGLQATVVMPLPTPLIKVANTRSFGADVRLAGETFDDAQAHAHELEAELGATYVHPFNDAQVIAGQGTIGFELMAQEPDLEVIVVPIGGGGLISGIAAAYKAHRPQTRIVGVQTGAVPSMRESLAAGEPVAVERRHTIADGIAVKRPAALTLKLVEELVDDLVTVDEEEIANAVLLLLEREKAVVEGAGAAVLAAVVNDRVPQAKGRRTAMVLTGGNIDVTLLSRIIERGLTKDGRLVQLDVCVKDRPGALAGLLNLVGESGANVLETHHERAFSEFGLNEVHIGLRLETRGTDHVEQLIESIADAGLHVRRQTQPQSWHD, encoded by the coding sequence ATGACGTCGAGCCTCCAGATGGCGGAGCTGATCGAAGAGGCGCGGCGACGAATCGCCGATCAGGTCTACGTCAGTCCGTGCGCCCGGTCCGAGTACTTCTCCCGGCTGTGCGGCCTCGGCGCCTACTTCAAGCTCGAGAACCTGCAGATGACCGGCTCGTTCAAGGAGCGCGGAGCCCTGAACCGCATCCTCACGCTCTCCGAAGACGAGAAGCAGCGGGGGCTGATCACCGCCTCCGCGGGCAACCACGGCCAGGCGGTCGCCTACCACGCCGGCCGGCTCGGCCTGCAGGCCACCGTCGTCATGCCACTGCCGACGCCCCTGATCAAGGTCGCCAACACGCGCAGCTTCGGCGCCGACGTCCGGCTGGCCGGAGAGACGTTCGACGATGCCCAGGCCCACGCGCACGAACTCGAAGCGGAACTCGGAGCGACCTACGTTCATCCGTTCAACGACGCCCAGGTGATCGCCGGACAGGGGACGATCGGCTTCGAGTTGATGGCCCAGGAACCCGATCTCGAGGTCATCGTCGTGCCCATCGGCGGCGGCGGTCTGATCTCCGGCATCGCGGCGGCGTACAAGGCGCACCGGCCGCAGACGCGGATCGTCGGCGTGCAGACCGGCGCCGTACCCTCGATGAGAGAGAGCCTCGCAGCCGGCGAGCCGGTGGCGGTCGAGCGCCGCCACACGATCGCCGACGGCATCGCCGTCAAGCGACCGGCGGCCCTGACCCTGAAGCTGGTCGAGGAACTCGTCGACGACCTGGTGACGGTGGACGAGGAGGAGATCGCCAACGCGGTGCTGCTGCTGCTCGAGCGCGAGAAGGCCGTGGTCGAAGGCGCCGGCGCCGCCGTTCTGGCCGCGGTCGTCAACGACCGCGTGCCCCAGGCGAAGGGCCGCCGAACGGCGATGGTGCTCACCGGCGGCAACATCGACGTCACCCTGCTCAGCCGCATCATCGAGCGCGGCCTGACGAAGGACGGTCGCCTGGTGCAGCTCGACGTCTGCGTCAAGGACCGGCCCGGCGCGCTGGCCGGCCTGCTCAATCTCGTCGGCGAGAGCGGCGCCAACGTGCTCGAGACCCACCATGAGCGCGCCTTCTCCGAGTTCGGCCTGAACGAGGTCCACATCGGGCTGCGGCTGGAAACCCGCGGCACGGACCACGTCGAACAACTGATCGAGTCGATCGCCGATGCCGGCCTCCACGTCCGGCGCCAGACCCAGCCCCAGAGCTGGCACGACTAG
- a CDS encoding hemolysin family protein encodes MIPLFVAATGPPINLDIPLGWGLTLGLFLVGLNGFFVAAEFALVKVRPTQIAPHVETLRGRMAQRMIDHLDAYLSATQLGITLASIGLGVVGEPAVNRLLQPLFELVPNMPAEATHSISLIVAFAIISMFHIVLGELAPKSLAIRRPEPTSLWVAVPLWAFYWATYPGIWVLNLMANAFLRIFGIEPVGHGELAHSEEEIRRLLASEEDTELSEPKRELLDNVFELSDRNARQVMVPRTEVVYMDATEPIEANLDVARRSGHTRFPLCDGDLDQLIGLVHIKDLFIAEEPPASLREVARETFAVPETLSLDQLLARMRHEHVHMAAVVDEYGGVAGIVTLENVLEEIVGEIQDEFDAEVPEFVRLEDGGYRVLGGMLIDDLEDELGIDIADAREEDTVAGIALSELGRTAEEGDTVEAGRLRLQVEEVDGNRIVTLRVDVLPEQAEDDV; translated from the coding sequence ATGATCCCGCTATTCGTGGCGGCGACCGGGCCGCCCATCAACCTCGACATTCCGCTCGGCTGGGGCCTGACGCTGGGCCTCTTTCTGGTCGGTCTGAACGGATTCTTCGTCGCCGCCGAGTTCGCGCTGGTCAAGGTCCGGCCGACCCAGATCGCTCCCCATGTGGAAACGCTCCGCGGCCGCATGGCGCAGCGGATGATCGATCATCTCGACGCCTACCTGTCGGCGACCCAACTCGGCATCACGCTCGCCAGCATCGGTCTCGGCGTCGTCGGCGAACCGGCGGTCAACCGGCTGCTCCAGCCTCTGTTCGAGCTGGTACCGAACATGCCGGCGGAAGCCACCCACTCGATCAGTCTGATCGTCGCCTTCGCGATCATCAGCATGTTCCACATCGTGCTCGGCGAACTGGCGCCGAAGTCGCTCGCGATCCGCCGGCCCGAGCCCACCAGCCTCTGGGTCGCCGTGCCGCTCTGGGCCTTCTACTGGGCGACCTATCCCGGCATCTGGGTGCTCAATCTGATGGCGAACGCCTTCCTGCGCATCTTCGGCATCGAACCGGTCGGCCACGGCGAACTGGCCCACAGCGAAGAGGAGATCCGCCGCCTGCTCGCCTCCGAGGAGGACACTGAACTCTCGGAGCCCAAGCGGGAGCTGCTCGACAACGTGTTCGAACTCTCCGACCGCAACGCCCGCCAGGTGATGGTCCCGCGTACCGAGGTCGTCTACATGGACGCCACCGAGCCGATCGAGGCGAATCTCGACGTCGCCCGCCGGAGCGGCCATACCCGCTTCCCGCTCTGCGACGGGGACCTCGACCAGTTGATCGGCCTGGTCCACATCAAGGACCTGTTCATCGCCGAGGAACCACCGGCCTCCCTGCGCGAAGTCGCCCGCGAGACCTTCGCCGTGCCCGAGACGCTCTCCCTCGACCAGTTGCTGGCCCGGATGCGCCACGAGCACGTCCACATGGCCGCGGTCGTCGACGAGTACGGCGGCGTCGCCGGCATCGTCACCCTCGAGAACGTTCTGGAGGAGATCGTCGGCGAGATCCAGGACGAGTTCGACGCCGAAGTTCCCGAGTTCGTTCGCCTGGAGGACGGCGGCTACAGGGTCCTCGGGGGCATGCTGATCGACGATCTGGAGGACGAACTCGGGATCGACATCGCCGACGCCCGCGAGGAGGACACCGTGGCCGGCATCGCGCTCTCCGAGCTCGGCCGCACCGCGGAAGAGGGCGACACGGTCGAAGCCGGGCGGCTGCGTCTGCAGGTGGAAGAAGTTGACGGCAACCGGATTGTCACCCTCCGGGTAGACGTTCTACCGGAGCAGGCCGAGGACGACGTCTGA